AACATCAAAAATCTTAATGAATTTCACCAAAATTCACTTCTTAGGTTTTGGATCTCTTAGATCTAGGCATAactttttgtgggttttgctTATTTCACTTCAAAGTAATCAAACCCAACATCTATtctattttttacaacaaattaccCAAATAAAAGATATTGCCTCTTTGACTGTGTCAATACAAAACCTTATCTCATAGAAGTTTTAACTTGGCCCCCTTGTTGTTTCATTCCCCACTAGGACGTTGATTAGCTGGTGTTGAAGAATCTGCATATAATCATGCAGTATAGAATCTATAGAATAATCCATCTTGACTATTTGCGAAGGATGCAATTGTCGTGTTTCTAGGTAGAATTTCAGATGGCTCCGCTGCCAAGGATGGTGGTGTATGGGCTGTGGGTTTGCAAGGGAGATCGCTGAAGGTGTggataaaattgaaataaatacaTTTCAAGGTGGCTTTGTTTTTCACCATTAGATTTTTCATTTGCCACGTGTCTTGCATCCGAATTAAAACGGGAGGGAATGGGAGAATTTTGGACTGGAGGGGAGCCGGCCTcttattattatatagtttattatttgttgttacTATTCTACTAGTATATTGCTTAGCTATAAAAATGTTGATTAGCTTAAATACTATCGTCgtaatttgatttttgttgagaAAGTATCGTCGTAACTTAATAGGGCTATTTTGGCCTGGATAATAAATAAGTCCTACTCATATAAATAGTCacttttattgttgttaaatTGGTCACATTGATGAGATTTGCAAGCCTATATAATTACTTGGTCAAATTCACAAACTGTAGTAAGGTTTAGTAAATaagaataatgttagagatacaaattattttacaaactactgatgTATTGAGTAATTAcgggtaaataaaaaagtgatattaatggttggacctaaataaaataatctttagAGGTtattaattaagtagaataatctttcataaaaaataaaaaaaataaaaaaaagaggcagAATATTCTTATCTTAATCTTAAGAGAGTATTTTTGGTTTGGCATCATGCATCATGAACCCAAAGTAATAATGCAATCATTTTCTTATCTTACTTATTATGACCATTcgttttatccaaaaaaataaacatgtttcatttttttgtgatataaaaaattaattaaaaataactaaaatctttaatttgaattctttCTATATCTCCCTTGTTTTATATTCAACTAATAGTGTGCTCATGCGATgcaattaattgaaaattttatgtaaaaggaaaaatattttacaaatactGATGATGCCCGGATCATCAGTTAAGGGATTCGTCCAGAGTGGAATCGTCCACGAGTTAACCTGATTACAAAACAAtccaaggaaagaaaaataaggaCACCGGTGTGGCGTCTACCTATACGCCTTCGATGGCTACGTCAAAATAGCTAGCAATGAGAGAATAATAAGAGGGTAGTATTTTTAGAGACTATCTTTGTGTACCTCTTTTTCGAGTTTCACCAATGGGTATATATAAGATCCCTTCTTCTAGCTGTTGGCCTTGCTTTGATGGTCGAATCATTGTAGGATTCGTAACGCCTATGTAAGATATTAAATGGACAGAATGATCATCCATCGGCGCTGAAGACCGTTGTTCATTTGTGTAACGCTTCACCATAATTGTGGGACGATGGTGGAGTCTTTGTTAGCCAGTTCTCAGTATCGTCCTTTGTTATCGCCCTTCCACGATGGATGGATATCTCTTCAggaccatcagttgcccccctATTCTGTGATCGTCCTCAATTCGGACGGTCATGGGAATATGAGAggtcttttccctttttttttttttgggagaagttTTCTGACGTTTGGGGTTATGTTTTCCAGATTTATGGTTTTATGGCAGCGTGGCACATGTCGTGGCCACGTGTCCTTTTCTGATCAGTGAGTAGTTCTCGTTTTCGGTGACTACCGTTTCAGTTTCCCACATTTTCAAGCCAAAAAAGAACCTTttacctcttttattttttatcctttcaCTTTCCTTTTGCATTTGACATTTCTGacttccatttcttcttttctctatgTCTGATTTCCTTGAGTTTACTGTTGCCACGGTGCATTTTGCTCCATCTGTCCGGTTTTCCTCCTTATTTTCAGGTACGTTTGCCTTCTTCTgcgctttttctctttttggttgtACTATGTTCTTCTCTTccgtttttttccttttttggggttgtatatttttcctaaatggTGGGTTATACTGAATTTAGGAGCATTTTTCCCTCCATTGCCTTTCTTTTCGCTCGTTTGGGGGGCTTGTTAGATTCTTCCGGAGACACACGGTACCCATAGATTGGGGATTTCACTGTAGGGGATAGTGGTCTTAACTTAGCCTTAGGTGATTTGTACCCTTTACTTCATCGGTCCTTATCTTGGTTTAAATCAGTCTGTGGGGTTCTTAGGCGGGAAGTCATGGGATCGAAGTTGGGAACGAGTGGTCAAGAGAAGGGTTCGTCTTCTAGTGTGGCCGCGGACGGGGCTGTTAGGGATACAGCCACCTCTGTGCCTCTGCCCTCGTCCATTCTTCCTTCTACCTCTACATTAACCCGTCCTTTCCACGCCCTCAAGGAAAAGTGTACCTTGAAGCTGGATGTCTTTAATAAGTTTAGGGATAGGTTCCAATTTCCCGAGGAAACTAGGGCTTGTTTGCCTAGGAAGGGCGAGAAGGCTTGTGCCTTTGCCCATGGCGAAGTCTGTTTTTATGAAGCTGCTTTTTCATGTGGCCTGAGGTTTCCTGTTCATCCATTCATTATGGAACTCAGATCACCTACACATTGCCCCTGGGCAACTTATGCCGAACTCCTAGAGGATCGTCATAAATTGTATGGTGATCTGGACGACCATAGCGGATGGTGACATGATCACTCTCAACGAGTTTACCCACCTTTACCGTCTAAAAGAATCTAAGGAATTTGGGTATTATGAGTTCATTCCCTGGGACCGGAGCTCTCGTCTTGTAGTTGATCTTCCTTCGTCCTTCCGTTATTGGAAGTCCAGATACTTCTTTGTTTCGGGCGATGGTTGGGAGACTTTGTCCGACGACTTTTGGGGGAATGTCCCTAGGTTGCTGTGTCGGTGGGAGACCCCTCATATTGGTGCGTTTTCTTTTTAAGCCTTCTTTCTTGGTACACAGGCTGATTTTGATCGTccttcttataattttttttttttttttttgtcagtgAAGGAGCGCCCTGATCTTGAGAGCCAGTTTGAAGAAAGAGTTCAGGAGGCCATCAGGTACGCGAGGATGATTGACGATTTTGATGAGCTAGTTAATCCGTGCATGTTGGCCTGTCACTGTCTAGGTCCTGAGCCTTCCCTCTACGTCCTTCGAATGATAGACCAAGAGTAGAGAAAACGTGAGTCGTCTTTATGCTTACGATCGTCCATTCTCctttatttcttatttagattcttgaatttttcttctcttctagtGCAGAGATGATGAGCAAATTTAACAAGGACATGTACACCAAAATCAAGGTGAAGAAGAACGAACCTCTTTCAAGTATTGGTCAGAAAACACTGAGGATAACTgacaaggagagagagagagagagaaagaagtggCTAAAAGGGGTTCGTCCACTCCTACTCTAGACGAAGGGTGAACAGCTTCGCCTGCCGTCTCTCTCGAGGAAGTCCCTGCCCCGAAGAAACGGAAGATTAGGTACAAGGGCAAGGAGAAGGTGGGCTCCAACATTTGGGCTGATGCTGAGGTTGCCATGACTCGAGCAAACAAGCTCTTAACTCCTGAAGAAATGAAGCAAATTTCCCAAGTGCCTTCCCACGAGATGGTGAGCCAGCATGTTCACAAGCTCTTCCAGGTAACTTTTCCGTTACTCCACTAGtcctttcttttttagttcAAGTTTTGACGGTGTCCTTTATTGTTAGGTGTTGGGAGAGACGATGCACCTTACTACGCAATTTCTAGCGAACGAGGAAAAGGTAGTCATGGCTACTTCCAAAGTGGAGGCTCTGGAGGCTGAAGCTTCGGGGCTGCAGAGGGACTTGATAGCTGCTATGGACGCTCACAATACCTCTAAGGAGCAAGTGAAAGTCCTGACCGAGCAACTTGAGGTAGAGAAACTGCTGACGAAACAGAAGGACGAGCTTCTTGTGACGACCAACCAGAGGATGAAAGCTACAGTTGCTAAGGCCGTCCTTGCCTTCCAGACGACTAAGGAATACAACACCATTTTGTTCCAGTGGTATTTCAAGGGTTTTGAACTGTTAAGGAGGTATTTATTGAAGCACGGACCTAGAACCGATCTGGAAAACTTGGACTTTGAAGCTGTCGATAAGGAAATTAAGGCAGACGAGGTGGCCCAAGCTGCTCAGCCTTCTGGCGAGGATCCTTCCGTGGCCGACAAGGTCGGCGATGATGCACCTCCGGCTTAACTAGGCTTCACTTTTGAAGACACTGCACATcaacccccctttttttttttgggtgccctgtgtgttttttgggcttttgtttGAACAATATTCTTATGCCTGGTATGTTTTGGTGCTTTGGAACAATTTGcgcatttttatatattatatatgggttgtttttttctttatttgttctCAATTGTGGATGTCTTGTCTTCGTCTTTTGCTTGAATATTCCTTCCGTCCTTATGGGGACTTAgaggaaaaatgattttttgtttaaatgttcTTCTCATCCATACATGGACTTAGAGGATTTTTGCTTAAGTGCTCCCTTTGTGGACTTAGGGGATTTCTGAATGCTCCCTTCGTTTTTATGCAGACTTAGAgggtttttgtttaaatgttcCCTTCGTTCATACGTGGACGATGTCTATTCATCTGACGAATGTCATCGTCATTCTAGTTCGGACAACTTACATCCATCTAAGGAATCTTCATCGTCTCTTCGATTTGGACGATGTACGTCCACTTAAGGAATCCTATTGTCCATTTAGCTTAGACGATGTACATCcgtttaaggaatcttatcgccTCTTTTGTTTAGACAATATACATCCACTTAAGGAATTTCATCGTCTCTTTTGtttggacgatgtacatccactTAAGGAATTTCATCGTCTCTTTCGtttggacgatgtacatccacttaaggaatcttatcgtttTTTATTTGGACGATATACATCcacttaaggaatcttatcgtctcCTTTGtttggacgatgtacatccacttaaggaatcttatcgtcttttATTTGGATGATGTACATCCACTTGAGGAATGTTATCATCTCTTTGGGCGACCTTTTTTGGTCTTTTGAGAAGGAGACAATTGGAGTGTACGAATTGCTGGATAATGCTCGTAAATAACAACTTACAAAACTCCAAATATTCATCTATTACATTATTTGTGTTAAAGAATTCgaaaattaaattatacaaTCAGGCTATGGTTCCTTTTTCGTAGTACCTTTTTAGATGTTCAACATTCCAGGGATGAGGTAGTCTTTTTccatctaagtcttctaggtGGTAGCTGCCCTGTCGCGAATAATGGAcgactctgtagggtccttcctagGATAGACCAAGTTTGCCTTGTGTTGGATCTTTTGTTGCAGGAGTCACTTTTCGGAGTACTAGATCCCCGATACTGAATCTCTTTAGCTTTACCCTCTGATTGCAGTACTCAGCCATCTTTTGCTAGTATTTGGTCATCCTTTGGAAGGCTTGGTCTTTGACTTCGTCCAGGCAATCAAGGTTCAGTTTCAATTGGTCGTCGTTGCCTTGTTTGTCGAAGAACTCTCTCCTGAGGCTGGTAAGTCCTACCTCGACTAGGATGACTGCTTCAGTGTCGTATGTCAGATTGAAGGGTGTTTCGCCTATTGGTGTTCGTGTCGTCGTCCTGTAAGCCCACAAGACACTTGGCAATTCCTTTGGCCATGCTCCCTTTGCCCCCATCAGCCGAgacttgataatcttgagcaaggtTCGGTTGGTTACTTCTATCTGTCTATTGGCCTGAGGATGTCTTGGTGATGAGTATTTGTTCTTAATGCCTAGGTTGGAGCAAAACGACCTGAACCCGTGGCTGTCGAA
The DNA window shown above is from Quercus lobata isolate SW786 chromosome 7, ValleyOak3.0 Primary Assembly, whole genome shotgun sequence and carries:
- the LOC115951610 gene encoding uncharacterized protein LOC115951610, which produces MQKYLKLANQLVSTFHRAEFVQMRKFVQIPQDQNAEADEIARSALTDHQGKSTDWNMEEQEFSNIEELQTFPLHTQSGFGILRMIISDNGRQFDSHGFRSFCSNLGIKNKYSSPRHPQANRQIEVTNRTLLKIIKSRLMGAKGAWPKELPSVLWAYRTTTRTPIGETPFNLTYDTEAVILVEVGLTSLRREFFDKQGNDDQLKLNLDCLDEVKDQAFQRMTKY